TGCGCGAGACGGCGGGGGAAGCGTTCGGCAAGCGCGGCACCGGCATCGGCCACCAGCTCGTCGAAGCGCTCCCGGCGGCTGCGGTAGCCGGGCAGATGGGGCGGGATCAGATCCCATCGTCGTCCCCGTCCGCGACGATCTCGGCGGCGGGGGCCCGGACGGGGGCCGGGTGCACCGGGGCGCAGCGGCTGGACATCCATGGACGCACTCTATCGGCCCCCGCCCGTCCAGCGATCCGAGGCGGTCCCGGCCGGGAGCGCCGGGCGCTCCGTCGGACATCTCCCGCCCCACCTGCGTAGACTGCAGGGCGTGCCTGCTCGAGAATGCTCCCGGACCGCCTGCTCCAGGCCCGCTGTCAGCTCGCTGACCTTCGTGTACGAGGATTCCACCGCCGTGCTGGGTCCACTGTCGCGCCTCAGCGAGCCGCACGCCTACGACCTCTGCCGGGAGCATGCCTCCCGGATGACCGCGCCCCGCGGCTGGGAGCTGCTGCGCGTCGCCGGTGGCGTCGGGGCCAGCGACGACCTGGTCGCGCTCGCCGATGCGGTGGCCCGGCGCCCGGAGCCGGAGCAGACGACGGCCCCGCAGGCCGCACCGTCCCGGCCCCCGCGGTCCTCCGGCGATCCCCGGCCCGCCGCACCGGGGGAGAAGACCTCCGCCCGCCACCTCCATGTCGTCAGGAGCCCCCATGACTGAGCCGCGACCGTCGCAGTCCGCCTCCGGGCGGGGACGCCACGACCTGTCCGGCATCGTCCTGGCCAATGACGTGCGCGGGCGAGCGGGGGAGACGCTCACGGTTCAGATCGCCCGAGCGTTCGGCGCGGCCTTCGCCGACCAGCTGGACGCCCCCGCGCTGATCGTCGCCCATGACATGCGCCTGAGCTCCCCGGAGCTGTCCCGGGCCGTGATCGACGGGGCGGTGCGCCGCGGCGCGATCGTCGCCGATGCGGGCCTGTCCTCGACCGATCAGCTCTACTGCGCCTCGGGCCGGCACCAGGCCGCGGGCGTCATGGTCACCGCCTCCCACAATCCGGCCGGGGACAACGGCTTCAAGCTGTGCCTGCCGGGCGCGCGCCCGGTGGGCCGCGCCTCCGGGCTCGAGGAGATCCGCCGCGCCGCCGAGGCCTATCTCGACGCCGGCGAGATCCCGATCCGCGGGGAGGGCCGCGCCGAGGGGATCGACACCCTGGCGGACTACGCCGCCGCGCTGCACGCCCTGGTGCCGCTGCCCGCGCAGCGCCGGGTGCGCGTGGTCGTCGATGCGGGCAACGGCATGGCCGGGCACACCGCGCCCGCCGTCCTCGGTGCGCTCGCGCAGGTCGACCTCATCGACCTCCATTTCGCGCTCGATGGCAGCTTCCCGCACCACCCGGCCGATCCGCTGCGTCCGGAGAACCTCCGTGACCTGCAGGCGGCCGTGCTCCGGGAGGACGCGGAGATCGGGCTCGCCTTCGACGGCGATGCCGATCGGTGCGTGGTCCTGGACGAGCGCGGGACGCCGGTGCCGCCGTCAGCGATCACCGCCCTGATCGCGCAGCGGGAGATCGCGCGCGCCCGGGCCGCCGGCCAGGAGCGCCCGGTGGTGGTCGCGAACCTGGTCTCCTCCCGCCACGTCGCCGAGACCGTCCACGAGGCCGGCGGCGAGCACGTGCGCACGCCCGTCGGCCATGCCGCCATCAAGACGCTCATGGCCGAGCACGATGCCGTGTTCGGCGGGGAGCATTCCGCCCACTTCTACTTCCGCGACTTCTACTTCGCCGATTCCGGCATGCTCGCGGCACTGCACGTGCTGGCCGCGCTCGCCGAGACCGACGGCACGGTGTCCGCGCTGGTCGCGGCCCATTCCCCGTACGTCGCCAGTGGAGAGCTCAACTCGACGGTGGCCGATGCCCCGGCCGCGCGCGAGCGGGTGCGTGCGCACGTCGGCACGTGGCCCGGCGTGCAGATGGACGATCTGGACGGACTCACCGCCCGGCACTGGGATGAGGACATCCCGGCCCGGGATCGCTGGTGGTTCTCCCTGCGCTCCTCGCACACCGAGCCGCTGCTGCGCCTGAACGTCGAGGCGGAGGACGAGGAGACGATGATCCGGATCCGCGACGAGATCCTCGCGATCGCTCAGTCCGAGGCGCCAGTGACCGCCGCGGCCCCCGCCGTCCGGCTGCCTGCTGGTGCCAGTGGCGCGGACGTCCCCGGATGGGTGCGATCGATCCTGCGCTGCCCGGACTGCGGCGACGAGCTGCGGGACGTCGAGCAGGCGCTGCAGTGCGTGGGCTGCGCCCGCGTCCACCCGGTCGAGGGCGGCATCCCGGTGCTCATCGCGGGCCGCCACGAGGCCCCGACCGCGCAGTGAGCCGCCGGGCTCAGCCGGTGAACGGCACCGCGCGGACCTCGGCGGACAGCTCCCGCTGCCGCTCCTGATTCCGGCGCAGCCGCACCTCGTCCCGTCGTGACCGCTCGGCGATCACCGCGGCGAGGAACTCCTCGGGATCGGTGCCGGGCGGGGGAGCCGGGGCCACGTGCGGCAGGGTGCGGCGCAGCAGGTCCCGCGACAGCTGGCGCCGGGACTCGGAGTTGATGATCGCGGCCCGGGGCAGGAACGAGCGGATGTCCTGCATCAGGGTGAGCGGCAGGCGGCCGACATCCGCGCCCAGCACCCAGTCGCGCAGCGAGGCCGGGACCTGGACCCGCTGCGGTGCCAGGTCGCGCATGCGCTCCTGGATCACCATGGTCCCGGCCAGCAGGTCGCCGAGCCGTCGGGACCTGCGATCGATCACCGCGCAGGTCAGTGCCACGGCGCCGGAGGTGGACCAGATCTCGAACATGGCCATCACCGCACGGATCAGGCTCTGGCGCACGTGCACCGGGCCGCCGTCGTCCCGCACCACCCGGGTGCCCATCACGAGCCGCCCCACCGACCGGCCGCGCAGCAGCAGCTCGCACAGCACCGGATAGCCGACGTAGGCGAGGACCGACATGGTCACGATCCCCGCGGCGATGAAGCCGTCGTCCAGCTCCGCCCGGGCGGCGGCCCACGCCATCCCGATCGTGCCCCCGACCAGCAGCACCAGCTGGAGCGCGCCGTCGATCAGGGCGGAGAGCATGCGGACGGCGAAGGAGGCGGCACGCAGGTCCAGCATCACCGCGTCCCCGGTGATCAGCGCGTCACGAGCGCCGGGGGAGGAGGCCGAGGGGGCCGCCGCGGTGGTGCTCGGGGGTGCCATGGCCCCATCCTGGCACCGCCGCGGCGCTCCCGTGAGCGTCGAGCGTCGGCTTCCGACGCCGCCGGGTCCGACTTTCGTCGGCGGTCCGGGAGCGCGGCGGACCCTACGCTGAGGAGGTGGACACCGACGCCTTCATCGCCGTGCACCGACCGCAGTGGGACCGACTCCGGGAACTGACCCGCAGCCGCACCCTCGACGCGGCCGGCGTCGACGAGCTGCTCTCCCTCTACCAGGAGACCTCCACCCACCTGTCCACCGTCCGCTCGACCAACCCGGATCCGGCGCTGGTCTCCCGGCTCTCGCTGCTCGTGCACCGGGCCCGGCTGCGGATCACCGGCGCCCGGACCCCGCTGTGGAAGCACGCCCGCACCTTCTTCTGGGAGGACCTGCCCGCGGCGCTGTACGAGGCACGCTGGGCGGTGGCGCTCGCGACCGGCATCTTCCTGCTCTCGGCCGTGGCGAGCGGGCTGTACTTCGGGCTGGACGCGACCGCGCGGGAGCTGGTGATCCCCGAGGCGCAGCAGCGGATGCTGGTCCAGCGCGACTTCGTCAGCTACTACTTCCAGGGTGAGGCCTCGGGCTTCGCCGCCGAGGTGTGGACCAACAACGCCTGGATCACGGTGCAGGCGGTGGTCTTCGGCGTCACCGGCTTCTGGCCGGTGGTGATGCTGGTGCAGAACGGGCTGAACGTCGGCCTGTCCGCCGGGGTGATGGGCGCCCACGGCGGCCTCGGGACGTTCTTCGTCTTCATCCTCCCGCACGGTCTGCTCGAGATCACCGCGGTGCTGGTGGGTGCAGGTGCGGGCCTGCGCACCTTCTGGGCCTGGGTGCGTCCCGGCCCGCTGCCCCGCCTGTGGGCGCTGTCCGCGGCGGCCAGAGCCCTGGTCACGGTCGCGATCGGGCTCGTGCCCGTGCTGTTGATCTCCGGATTCATCGAGGCTTTCGTGACGCCCAGCTCCCTGCCGCCGGCGGTGCGGATCGCGATCGGCGCCGCCGCGTGGCTCGCGTTCCTGGTGTTCATGCTGGGCCGCGGCCGTCAGGTCCATCGCGCCGGCGTCACCGGCGACCTCTCCGAGGAGCTGGTCGGGGCGCGGGTCGCCACCGCCGGCTGAGGCCGGCTCGCATTCCGGAAACCGTGGCCGGAACTGAGCTCGTCGTGGGCCCGGGAGACGATACTGGGACCATGCCCACCACCCTCGCCGGCCTGCCGCCCGGCATCGTCCCCGAGCTCGAGGAGCTGTGGCCCCAGCTGCCCTGGCACGGTCTGCGCGAGACTCACGGCGCCTTCCATCATGTTCTCCTGCTCCCACCGGTCGCTGCGATCCGGGTGCGCACGGGGCCCGGACATCGCCCGGCGATCCGCCGCTGCTCGCGGTGTACGGCCGGGACGTGCTCGCCGCGGATCTTCCCGGGCCGATGCTCGACCGGGCCGCCGCGCATCGTCGCGTTCTCTCGTTGCAGGTCTCCGTCGCCGCCGATCTTCGTGAGGACCGGGCACTGCGTGACCATGCACTGGCGAACTTCGCACGACGGATCAGCAGCGGGGATCCGCAGTGGTGACCGGGTGCGGCGAGCAGAACAGGCAGGAGCACGGACTGGAGACCGGGATGCGGCCGAGAAGCGCTGACCGGGACTTCGCGGGGTACAACGCGGCGCAGTCTGCTCGAGAGGTGCGACCCCTGGCCCGCCGGGCCCTGGCTCTGGTGCGGGAGGGGAGCGGCGGGGCTGTCGAGCTCGGCAGCGGCGCCGGGATCGAGGCGCGCTTCCTCGCCGAGAACGGTGTCTCGGTGCACACCTACGATGGAGACCGGAGCGTCGCACCGGCCATGGCGGACCTCGCTCGCACGCTCCCGATCACGCATACCACCGCCGATCTCTCCACGCTGCGCTCTCTGCCTGCGGCGGATCTGGTGCTCTCCTGCGCGACGCTCTCCTTCGTGCCCCGGACGGCGTTCCGTGCGCTGTGGGGCGTCGTCCGGTCGGCGCTGAGACCGGGCGGGGTGCTGGCCGTGGACCTCTTCGGAGATCGGGACGACTGGGCGGGCACCGAGGGCACCTTCCTGCGCCGGGACGAGGTCGAGGACCTGCTGGACGGCCTCGAGGTGCTGGAACTCGTCGAGGAGGAGCGGGATGGTCGCTCCTTCAGCGGCCCGAAGCACTGGCACACCTTTCGCGTCCTCGCCCGCCGCTGAGCATGCGCGCGGACGGGGCGGGCCGCGGTCCGGGGCTCAGAGCCTCCCGGCGGCCTTGAGGGCGAGATAGGAGTCGGCCAGCGCCTGCGGGGCCCGGTCGGGCGGGGCATCGACCACATGGGCGCCGACCCGCTCCAGGGCGCGGGAGATCCCGGCCCGTTCACCGCGCGCCAGCTCGGCGGCCGCCGCACGGTACACCGATTCCAGGTCACCGCGCCCGGCGGCGAGCTCCTCGAGGGCGGGGTCCGCGATGGACGCCACCACCAGCGGATGGTCCTTGGCCAGCCGTGCCGCCACCGGCAGCAGTCCGCCGTGGACCACCGTGGAGTCGACCGGGGTGATCAGCACCACCAGGGCGCCCCGACGGGCGCGCTCGCCGATCGTGCGCGCGGCGAGCTCCCAATCGGTCTCGACCAGCGCCGGGTCCACCGCTGCGGTGGCGGTGACCATGTCGTTCAGCACCGTGGTCCGGGTCGAGCCGACGACGGAGAGATGGGGGATGCGGTCCACACAGATCAGATCGACCCGGTCCCCGGCCTGTCCGGCCAGAGCCGTCAGCAGCAGCGCCGCGTCGAACGCCGTGTCCAGCCGGGTCTCCTCGCCCAGCCGCGCGGCCGCGCTGCGGGAGGTGTCCACCACGATCAGCACGTGCCGATCCCGTTCGGGCCGCCAGGTGCGCACCACCACGCTGCGGCGGCGGGCGGTGGCACGCCAATCGATCGAGCGCACGTCGTCGCCGTCGACGAAGTCGCGCAGGGAATCGAACTCGGTGCCCTGGCCGCGCTGGTGGACGGCGGCCAGCCCTTCGATCTCCCGCAGCCGCTGCAC
The window above is part of the Brachybacterium vulturis genome. Proteins encoded here:
- a CDS encoding DUF3499 domain-containing protein — protein: MPARECSRTACSRPAVSSLTFVYEDSTAVLGPLSRLSEPHAYDLCREHASRMTAPRGWELLRVAGGVGASDDLVALADAVARRPEPEQTTAPQAAPSRPPRSSGDPRPAAPGEKTSARHLHVVRSPHD
- a CDS encoding phosphomannomutase/phosphoglucomutase; amino-acid sequence: MTEPRPSQSASGRGRHDLSGIVLANDVRGRAGETLTVQIARAFGAAFADQLDAPALIVAHDMRLSSPELSRAVIDGAVRRGAIVADAGLSSTDQLYCASGRHQAAGVMVTASHNPAGDNGFKLCLPGARPVGRASGLEEIRRAAEAYLDAGEIPIRGEGRAEGIDTLADYAAALHALVPLPAQRRVRVVVDAGNGMAGHTAPAVLGALAQVDLIDLHFALDGSFPHHPADPLRPENLRDLQAAVLREDAEIGLAFDGDADRCVVLDERGTPVPPSAITALIAQREIARARAAGQERPVVVANLVSSRHVAETVHEAGGEHVRTPVGHAAIKTLMAEHDAVFGGEHSAHFYFRDFYFADSGMLAALHVLAALAETDGTVSALVAAHSPYVASGELNSTVADAPAARERVRAHVGTWPGVQMDDLDGLTARHWDEDIPARDRWWFSLRSSHTEPLLRLNVEAEDEETMIRIRDEILAIAQSEAPVTAAAPAVRLPAGASGADVPGWVRSILRCPDCGDELRDVEQALQCVGCARVHPVEGGIPVLIAGRHEAPTAQ
- a CDS encoding RDD family protein, translated to MAPPSTTAAAPSASSPGARDALITGDAVMLDLRAASFAVRMLSALIDGALQLVLLVGGTIGMAWAAARAELDDGFIAAGIVTMSVLAYVGYPVLCELLLRGRSVGRLVMGTRVVRDDGGPVHVRQSLIRAVMAMFEIWSTSGAVALTCAVIDRRSRRLGDLLAGTMVIQERMRDLAPQRVQVPASLRDWVLGADVGRLPLTLMQDIRSFLPRAAIINSESRRQLSRDLLRRTLPHVAPAPPPGTDPEEFLAAVIAERSRRDEVRLRRNQERQRELSAEVRAVPFTG
- a CDS encoding stage II sporulation protein M, with product MDTDAFIAVHRPQWDRLRELTRSRTLDAAGVDELLSLYQETSTHLSTVRSTNPDPALVSRLSLLVHRARLRITGARTPLWKHARTFFWEDLPAALYEARWAVALATGIFLLSAVASGLYFGLDATARELVIPEAQQRMLVQRDFVSYYFQGEASGFAAEVWTNNAWITVQAVVFGVTGFWPVVMLVQNGLNVGLSAGVMGAHGGLGTFFVFILPHGLLEITAVLVGAGAGLRTFWAWVRPGPLPRLWALSAAARALVTVAIGLVPVLLISGFIEAFVTPSSLPPAVRIAIGAAAWLAFLVFMLGRGRQVHRAGVTGDLSEELVGARVATAG
- a CDS encoding class I SAM-dependent methyltransferase; this encodes MRPLARRALALVREGSGGAVELGSGAGIEARFLAENGVSVHTYDGDRSVAPAMADLARTLPITHTTADLSTLRSLPAADLVLSCATLSFVPRTAFRALWGVVRSALRPGGVLAVDLFGDRDDWAGTEGTFLRRDEVEDLLDGLEVLELVEEERDGRSFSGPKHWHTFRVLARR
- a CDS encoding DUF58 domain-containing protein yields the protein MRISLTPRAALVALLALPVIVLWPTWWVLGILVALWMLVILTDALLAPDPRRLQVRREAPTQVRLGNTVTGRLLLTNSTARAASLEVRDAWNPTAGLEAQRAAVRLPARERRAISQVFTPIRRGEHRSRILLIASRGPLGLARRTARATAPGRLLALHPFGARRHLPSRVQRLREIEGLAAVHQRGQGTEFDSLRDFVDGDDVRSIDWRATARRRSVVVRTWRPERDRHVLIVVDTSRSAAARLGEETRLDTAFDAALLLTALAGQAGDRVDLICVDRIPHLSVVGSTRTTVLNDMVTATAAVDPALVETDWELAARTIGERARRGALVVLITPVDSTVVHGGLLPVAARLAKDHPLVVASIADPALEELAAGRGDLESVYRAAAAELARGERAGISRALERVGAHVVDAPPDRAPQALADSYLALKAAGRL